In the Candidatus Cloacimonas acidaminovorans str. Evry genome, one interval contains:
- a CDS encoding DNA-methyltransferase, with protein MPDIKLFNGDALEIIKQLQSKSIDLIFADPPYNLSGENHLTCKSGKIAKCDKGSWDHIDDIDEFNKKWIEECIRVLKDNGTIWISGTLHNHPSIGVILKQLNLWIINDIIWFKPNAAPLIQKNRFVPSTELIWLAAKSKQYYFNYEMAVRLANGKQMRNLWELSAEKHKTMHPTEKPEKLLERIVLIGSKQEDIILDPFMGSGTTGAVAKRLNRNFVGIEIDQTYYNIAQKRIENTNVETNLVQFLEKLTHKTSSQLDFYSTIEKSKNY; from the coding sequence ATGCCTGATATTAAATTATTTAATGGTGATGCTTTAGAAATAATTAAACAATTACAGTCAAAGAGCATAGATTTAATCTTCGCCGATCCGCCCTATAATCTTTCCGGAGAAAATCATCTTACTTGTAAAAGTGGGAAGATAGCTAAATGTGATAAGGGCTCTTGGGATCATATTGATGATATAGATGAATTTAACAAGAAATGGATTGAGGAATGTATTAGAGTTTTGAAAGATAATGGAACAATATGGATTTCCGGAACCTTACATAATCATCCCTCCATCGGCGTAATTTTAAAACAATTAAATCTTTGGATAATAAACGATATTATTTGGTTTAAACCTAATGCAGCTCCTTTAATTCAAAAAAACCGTTTTGTGCCATCAACAGAATTAATCTGGTTGGCTGCCAAATCAAAACAATATTATTTTAATTATGAAATGGCAGTGAGATTAGCTAATGGGAAACAAATGCGTAATTTATGGGAACTATCGGCAGAAAAACATAAAACAATGCATCCTACTGAAAAACCGGAAAAGCTCTTAGAAAGAATTGTTTTGATTGGAAGTAAGCAAGAAGATATTATTCTTGATCCCTTTATGGGTTCCGGAACGACGGGAGCAGTGGCAAAACGACTAAATAGAAATTTTGTAGGTATTGAAATTGATCAAACCTATTACAACATAGCTCAAAAAAGGATAGAAAATACTAATGTAGAAACTAATTTAGTGCAATTTCTGGAAAAACTAACGCATAAAACCTCATCCCAGTTAGATTTTTATTCTACTATAGAAAAAAGTAAGAATTATTGA
- a CDS encoding DNA-methyltransferase, producing MEPTDYKNRTYLSAIEASKFLGITVEMLHNIVNQQLIKAQIAASGQMRFDLKELKDFSANLKYKSHSNNIDIDKVNTLEINGTIQKIYIKNSMKMDDLEDNRIHLMITSPPYFDTKMYSGEPLPGDLGNIHNIDEWFEKIGEVWKEVYRVLQPGRKAFINIMNLPVRLEKGKFRTLNLAGRTIDLCEKIGFIFKRDIIWQKTNAVRAHFGTYPYPGGILINNMHEFILEFDKPEKKGFNKYGHLTKEQKEQSKLDKDFWLSIKKSDVWVMKPQGSGDNRNHIAPFPYELPFRLIKAFSYVGETILDPFVGSGVTLSAAADLKRNGIGYEIYPEIAYEAVKALRYHQTEIW from the coding sequence ATGGAACCAACGGACTATAAAAATAGAACTTATCTATCAGCTATTGAAGCATCCAAATTTTTAGGTATAACAGTTGAGATGCTTCATAATATTGTCAATCAGCAGCTAATTAAAGCGCAAATTGCAGCAAGTGGACAAATGCGCTTTGACCTGAAAGAGTTAAAGGACTTTAGTGCAAATCTTAAATATAAATCTCATAGCAATAACATTGATATTGATAAAGTAAATACACTTGAGATAAATGGCACAATTCAAAAAATATATATTAAGAATTCTATGAAGATGGACGATTTGGAGGATAACAGAATCCATCTGATGATTACTTCGCCACCCTATTTTGATACTAAAATGTATTCAGGAGAGCCACTTCCTGGTGACCTTGGGAATATTCATAATATTGATGAATGGTTTGAGAAAATAGGCGAGGTCTGGAAAGAAGTTTACCGGGTATTACAACCAGGGAGAAAAGCATTTATAAATATAATGAACCTCCCTGTCCGATTAGAAAAAGGAAAGTTTAGAACCTTGAATTTAGCGGGGAGAACCATAGATTTGTGTGAAAAAATTGGCTTTATATTTAAAAGAGATATTATCTGGCAAAAAACAAATGCCGTCCGAGCACATTTTGGAACTTATCCCTATCCAGGTGGAATTTTAATCAATAATATGCACGAATTCATCTTGGAATTTGATAAACCGGAAAAGAAGGGCTTTAACAAATATGGTCATCTTACTAAAGAGCAAAAAGAACAATCCAAGTTGGACAAGGACTTCTGGCTGTCTATCAAGAAAAGCGATGTTTGGGTTATGAAACCACAAGGAAGCGGTGATAATAGAAATCATATTGCACCTTTTCCTTATGAACTTCCCTTCCGTTTAATTAAGGCATTTAGTTATGTGGGTGAAACAATTCTTGATCCTTTTGTCGGTTCAGGAGTAACTCTTTCTGCTGCAGCAGATTTAAAACGCAATGGTATTGGCTATGAAATATATCCAGAGATTGCTTATGAAGCAGTAAAAGCTCTAAGATATCATCAAACAGAAATTTGGTAA